A DNA window from Kitasatospora atroaurantiaca contains the following coding sequences:
- a CDS encoding 16S rRNA (uracil(1498)-N(3))-methyltransferase has protein sequence MTAPVFVVETSRLTGVSVGDVVRLDGPEGRHAAAVKRLEPGEAVTLADGLGLGADGTVTTVHGKDALDVTVATVRQEPEPAPRIVVVQALPKGDRGELAVETMTEVGVDVVIPWAASRCITQWKGERGAKALAKWRATAREAGKQSRRLRFPEVRELMTTRRLAPLLASASLAAVLHEEGAEPLASASLPDTGDIVLIVGPEGGVSPDELAAFAEAGAKPYRLGPSVLRTSTAGVAAGALLLGRTGRWS, from the coding sequence GTGACCGCGCCCGTGTTCGTTGTCGAGACCAGCAGGCTCACCGGGGTGTCCGTGGGCGACGTGGTACGGCTGGACGGCCCGGAGGGGCGGCATGCCGCTGCCGTGAAGCGGCTGGAGCCCGGCGAGGCGGTCACCCTCGCGGACGGGCTCGGCCTGGGTGCGGACGGCACGGTCACGACCGTCCACGGCAAGGACGCCCTGGACGTCACCGTGGCGACGGTGCGTCAGGAGCCGGAGCCGGCGCCCCGGATCGTGGTCGTCCAGGCGCTGCCCAAGGGCGACCGGGGTGAGCTGGCCGTCGAGACCATGACCGAGGTCGGCGTGGACGTGGTGATCCCGTGGGCCGCCTCCCGCTGTATCACCCAGTGGAAGGGCGAGCGGGGGGCCAAGGCCCTGGCCAAGTGGCGGGCCACCGCCCGGGAGGCCGGGAAGCAGTCACGCCGCCTGCGCTTCCCCGAGGTCCGCGAGCTGATGACGACCCGCCGGCTGGCGCCGTTGCTGGCCTCGGCCTCGCTGGCCGCCGTCCTCCACGAGGAGGGAGCCGAGCCGCTCGCGTCCGCCTCCCTGCCGGACACCGGGGACATCGTCCTGATCGTCGGCCCCGAGGGCGGGGTCTCCCCGGACGAGCTCGCCGCCTTCGCCGAGGCCGGCGCGAAGCCGTACCGGCTCGGCCCGTCGGTGCTGCGCACCTCGACCGCCGGGGTGGCGGCCGGTGCGCTGCTGCTGGGCCGGACCGGCCGCTGGTCCTGA
- the dnaJ gene encoding molecular chaperone DnaJ, protein MATDYYAVLGVRRDAGQDEIKKAFRRLARELHPDVNPDPKTQERFKEINAAYEVLSDPAKRQVYDLGGDPLSPNGGGGAGGFGAGAAGFGFSDIMDAFFGAASGQRGPRSRTRRGQDAMIRLEITLEEAAFGTTKELQVDTAVTCTTCSGEGAAPGTSAQTCDMCRGKGEVSQVTRSFLGQVMTSRPCPQCQGFGTVVPTPCPECAGDGRVRARRTLTVKIPAGVDNGTRIQLAGEGEVGPGGGPAGDLYVEIAETAHPTFQRRGDDLHCTVTIPMTAASLGTQVPLQTLDGMEEVDIRPGTQSGQSIPLHGRGITHLRGGGRGDLIVHVEVQTPTKLDPEQEELLRRLAVLRGEERPSGQFAPGQQGLFSRLKDAFNGR, encoded by the coding sequence GTGGCCACGGACTACTACGCGGTACTCGGCGTCCGACGGGATGCGGGGCAGGACGAGATCAAGAAGGCGTTCCGACGCCTTGCCCGTGAACTGCACCCGGACGTCAACCCGGACCCGAAGACGCAGGAGCGGTTCAAGGAGATCAACGCCGCCTACGAGGTGCTCTCCGACCCGGCCAAGCGCCAGGTCTACGACCTCGGCGGCGACCCGCTCTCCCCGAACGGTGGCGGCGGCGCGGGCGGCTTCGGCGCGGGCGCGGCCGGCTTCGGCTTCTCCGACATCATGGACGCCTTCTTCGGCGCGGCCTCCGGCCAGCGGGGCCCGCGTTCGCGCACCCGGCGCGGCCAGGACGCCATGATCCGCCTGGAGATCACCCTGGAGGAGGCCGCCTTCGGCACCACCAAGGAACTCCAGGTCGACACGGCCGTCACCTGTACCACCTGCTCCGGCGAGGGCGCCGCTCCCGGCACCTCCGCGCAGACCTGTGACATGTGCCGCGGCAAGGGCGAGGTCTCCCAGGTCACCCGGTCCTTCCTGGGCCAGGTCATGACCTCCCGTCCCTGCCCGCAGTGCCAGGGCTTCGGCACGGTCGTGCCGACCCCGTGCCCCGAGTGCGCCGGCGACGGCCGGGTCCGCGCCCGCCGTACGCTGACCGTCAAGATCCCGGCGGGCGTCGACAACGGCACCCGGATCCAGCTGGCCGGCGAGGGCGAGGTCGGCCCCGGCGGCGGCCCGGCAGGCGACCTGTACGTCGAGATCGCCGAGACCGCGCACCCGACCTTCCAGCGCCGTGGCGACGACCTGCACTGCACGGTCACCATCCCGATGACGGCCGCCTCGCTCGGCACCCAGGTGCCGCTGCAGACGCTGGACGGCATGGAGGAGGTCGACATCCGGCCCGGCACCCAGTCCGGCCAGTCGATCCCGCTGCACGGCCGGGGTATCACCCACCTGCGCGGTGGCGGGCGGGGTGACCTGATAGTGCATGTCGAGGTGCAGACGCCCACCAAGCTCGACCCGGAGCAGGAGGAGCTGCTGCGGCGGCTTGCGGTGCTGCGAGGCGAGGAACGGCCCTCCGGCCAGTTCGCGCCGGGCCAGCAGGGGCTCTTCTCCCGCCTGAAGGACGCCTTCAACGGCCGCTGA
- the hrcA gene encoding heat-inducible transcriptional repressor HrcA: protein MFSERRADERKSDARQLDTRLDVRPLDERKLAVLRAIVQDYVGTEEPVGSKALVERHNLGVSPATVRNDMATLEEDGYIHQPHTSAGRIPTDKGYRLFVDRLAEVKPMSAPERRAIRHFLDGAVDLDDVVARTVRLLAQLTRQVAVVQYPSLSRSTVRHVELVALAPAKVMLVLITNTGRVEQRMVDCPGTVGETVLAELRAKLNAHAGGQRLPDVPGLLEDLPAAFETADRPTVTTVLATLFETLAEQNEERIMLAGTANLTRFGHDFPLTIQPVLEALEEQVVLLRLLGETADAGMMVRIGHENEYEGLNSTSVVSVGYGSGDQSVAKLGVIGPTRMDYPGTMGAVRAVARYVGQILAES, encoded by the coding sequence ATGTTCAGCGAGCGCAGGGCCGACGAACGCAAGTCGGATGCTCGCCAGCTCGACACCCGTCTTGACGTCCGGCCGCTGGACGAGCGCAAGCTCGCGGTGCTGCGCGCCATCGTGCAGGACTACGTGGGCACCGAGGAGCCGGTCGGCTCGAAGGCCCTGGTCGAGCGGCACAACCTCGGCGTCTCCCCGGCCACCGTGCGCAACGACATGGCGACGCTGGAGGAGGACGGCTACATCCACCAGCCGCACACCAGCGCCGGCCGTATCCCGACCGACAAGGGCTACCGCCTCTTCGTCGACCGGCTGGCCGAGGTCAAGCCGATGAGCGCCCCCGAGCGCCGGGCCATCCGGCACTTCCTGGACGGCGCGGTCGACCTGGACGACGTGGTGGCCCGTACGGTGCGTCTGCTCGCGCAGCTCACCCGGCAGGTCGCGGTGGTCCAGTACCCGTCGCTGTCCCGGTCCACCGTCCGGCACGTCGAGCTGGTCGCGCTCGCGCCGGCCAAGGTGATGCTGGTCCTGATCACCAACACCGGCCGGGTCGAGCAGCGGATGGTCGACTGCCCGGGCACGGTGGGCGAGACCGTCCTGGCCGAGCTGCGTGCCAAGCTGAACGCCCACGCGGGCGGCCAGCGCCTCCCCGACGTCCCCGGTCTGCTGGAGGACCTCCCGGCGGCCTTCGAGACGGCCGACCGGCCGACCGTCACCACCGTCCTGGCCACCCTCTTCGAGACCCTGGCCGAGCAGAACGAGGAGCGGATCATGCTGGCCGGCACGGCCAACCTGACCCGCTTCGGGCACGACTTCCCGCTCACCATCCAGCCGGTGCTGGAGGCCCTCGAGGAGCAGGTGGTGCTGCTGCGCCTGCTGGGTGAGACGGCCGATGCCGGGATGATGGTCAGAATCGGGCACGAGAACGAGTACGAAGGCCTCAATTCCACCTCGGTGGTCTCGGTCGGCTACGGTTCGGGCGACCAGAGTGTTGCGAAGTTGGGTGTGATCGGTCCGACCCGGATGGACTACCCGGGCACAATGGGGGCGGTGCGAGCGGTGGCACGGTACGTGGGCCAGATCCTGGCCGAGTCGTAG
- the htpX gene encoding zinc metalloprotease HtpX has translation MSASPQHSRFAPDRGLTGRMVTTMFLIGLLYVGFTGVLIALLRGAWPLIVLISGGLFVAQFWFSDKITERAMGAHEVTPEQYPQLHGTIDRLCALADMPKPRVAVANNDMPNAFATGRKPEKAVVCVTTGMLRRLEPEELEGVLAHELSHVAHRDVAVMTIAGFLGVLAGVMTRIALYGGFMGSGNRNSSDSNTAIAMLIIPVVSMVVYAISFLLTRLLSRYRELAADRAAAQLTGRPSALASALTKVTGQIAAIPSEDLRKAQAYNAFYFAPALSARDAATQLFSTHPSLETRLEQLGRISAQLGQ, from the coding sequence ATGTCGGCGTCACCGCAGCACTCCCGCTTCGCACCCGACCGTGGGCTGACCGGTCGGATGGTCACCACGATGTTCCTGATCGGATTGCTCTACGTCGGCTTCACCGGTGTGCTGATCGCCCTGCTGCGCGGGGCGTGGCCGCTGATCGTCCTGATCTCCGGCGGGCTCTTCGTGGCCCAGTTCTGGTTCAGCGACAAGATCACCGAGCGGGCGATGGGCGCCCACGAGGTCACCCCCGAGCAGTACCCGCAGCTGCACGGCACCATTGACCGGCTCTGCGCGCTCGCCGACATGCCCAAACCCCGGGTCGCCGTCGCCAACAACGACATGCCGAACGCCTTCGCCACCGGCCGCAAGCCCGAGAAGGCGGTGGTCTGCGTGACCACCGGAATGCTGCGACGACTGGAGCCCGAGGAGCTGGAGGGCGTCCTGGCGCATGAGCTCTCGCACGTCGCACACCGGGACGTCGCGGTGATGACCATCGCCGGCTTCCTCGGCGTGCTGGCCGGCGTGATGACCCGGATCGCCCTGTACGGCGGGTTCATGGGCAGCGGCAACCGGAACAGCAGCGACAGCAACACCGCCATCGCGATGCTGATCATCCCGGTGGTCAGCATGGTGGTCTACGCGATCAGCTTCCTGCTCACCCGGCTGCTCTCCCGCTACCGCGAGCTGGCCGCCGACCGCGCCGCCGCCCAGCTCACCGGACGGCCGAGCGCGCTGGCCTCGGCCCTCACCAAGGTCACCGGGCAGATCGCCGCCATCCCGAGCGAGGACCTGCGCAAGGCGCAGGCGTACAACGCCTTCTACTTCGCCCCGGCGCTCAGCGCCCGCGACGCCGCCACCCAGCTGTTCTCCACCCACCCGTCGCTGGAGACGCGGCTGGAGCAGCTCGGCCGGATCTCCGCCCAGCTCGGCCAGTGA
- the pspAB gene encoding PspA-associated protein PspAB, with amino-acid sequence MGFLDALFGRSKPVRPDLDQLFGVPSAALTLEAAAGFRPTGLGSVCFAAVEGGAFGEVERQVRALLDADTATGGVPVEASQDSYGYSWLLARHTPEELPDLVNDLHAVNSELEANGFGPQLLCSIVGFRNEAGQPLGLVYLYKRGTFYPFAPMPGGGEKRNNPLELQVKAMLTNDLRVEQDLSRWFPVWGAPGL; translated from the coding sequence ATGGGATTCCTGGATGCCCTGTTCGGCCGTAGCAAGCCGGTCAGGCCCGACCTCGACCAGCTCTTCGGCGTGCCCTCCGCCGCCCTCACCCTGGAGGCGGCGGCCGGCTTCAGACCGACCGGGCTCGGGTCGGTCTGCTTCGCCGCCGTGGAGGGCGGTGCCTTCGGCGAGGTGGAGCGCCAGGTCCGCGCCCTGCTGGACGCGGACACCGCGACCGGCGGCGTCCCGGTCGAGGCAAGCCAGGACTCCTACGGCTACTCCTGGCTGCTCGCCCGGCACACCCCCGAGGAACTCCCCGACCTGGTCAACGACCTCCACGCGGTCAACAGCGAACTGGAGGCGAACGGCTTCGGCCCCCAGCTGCTCTGCTCGATCGTCGGCTTCCGCAACGAGGCCGGCCAGCCCCTCGGCCTGGTCTACCTCTACAAGCGCGGCACCTTCTACCCCTTCGCCCCGATGCCGGGCGGCGGCGAGAAGCGCAACAATCCGCTGGAACTCCAGGTCAAGGCGATGCTCACCAACGACCTGCGGGTCGAACAGGACCTCAGCCGCTGGTTCCCCGTCTGGGGCGCGCCGGGGCTGTGA
- a CDS encoding DUF3097 domain-containing protein yields the protein MRSRQYGPDLTPPWKRQQPAPEVAAERDLVVEEAATGFCGAVVRCEKTAEGLTVTLEDRFGKQRVFPLTPRGFLLEGRVVTLVRPSGPAPVVKPGRTASGSVAVPGARARVARESRIYVEGRHDAELVERVWGDDLRIEGVVVEYLEGIDDLPAIVAEFGPGPGRRLGVLVDHLLPGTKEHRIATQVTGDSVLVVGHPYIDVWEAVKPSAVGIPAWPQVPRGEVWKEGICRRLGWPVDTPAAWKRILASVNSYKDLEPQLLGRVEELIDFVTSTD from the coding sequence ATGCGCAGCAGGCAGTACGGACCGGACCTGACCCCGCCCTGGAAGCGGCAGCAGCCCGCACCCGAGGTGGCGGCCGAGCGTGATCTGGTGGTGGAGGAGGCGGCCACCGGGTTCTGCGGGGCGGTGGTGCGGTGCGAGAAGACGGCGGAGGGGCTGACGGTCACTCTGGAGGACCGCTTCGGCAAGCAGCGGGTCTTCCCTCTGACACCGCGCGGGTTCCTGCTGGAGGGGCGGGTCGTCACCCTGGTCCGGCCGAGCGGGCCCGCGCCCGTCGTCAAGCCGGGGCGGACCGCCTCCGGGTCGGTGGCGGTGCCCGGCGCCCGGGCGCGGGTCGCGCGCGAGTCGCGGATCTATGTCGAGGGGCGGCACGACGCGGAGCTGGTGGAGCGGGTCTGGGGCGACGACCTGCGGATCGAGGGCGTGGTCGTCGAGTACCTGGAGGGCATCGACGACCTGCCCGCCATCGTCGCCGAGTTCGGGCCCGGGCCCGGGCGGCGGCTCGGCGTCCTGGTCGACCACCTGCTGCCCGGTACCAAGGAGCACCGGATCGCCACGCAGGTGACGGGCGATTCGGTGCTGGTCGTCGGCCACCCGTACATCGACGTCTGGGAGGCGGTGAAGCCGTCCGCCGTGGGCATCCCGGCGTGGCCGCAGGTGCCGCGCGGCGAGGTCTGGAAGGAGGGCATCTGCCGCCGCCTCGGCTGGCCGGTCGACACCCCTGCCGCCTGGAAGCGCATCCTGGCCTCGGTGAACTCCTACAAGGACCTCGAACCACAACTCCTCGGCCGCGTCGAGGAACTGATCGACTTCGTCACCTCGACGGACTGA
- the hemW gene encoding radical SAM family heme chaperone HemW — MPSALPDGEPLPSDGSLPAHALKGLGERPFGFYVHVPYCATRCGYCDFNTYTATELRSSGAVASQETYADNLVAEIRLARKVLGSVDLPVQTVFLGGGTPTLLPAGDLVKMLAAIREEFGLAAGAEVTTEANPESVNPAYLAELREGGFNRISFGMQSARPHVLQLLDRHHTPGRPEACVAEARAAGFEHVNLDLIYGTPGESDDDWRASLDAAIGAGPDHISAYSLIVEDGTKLAARIKRGELPMVDDDVHADRYLIAEEALSAAGYSWYEVSNWATTEAGRCRHNELYWTGADWWGAGPGAHSHVGGVRWWNAKHPAAYAQALAEQRTPGQGREVLPDEDRRVERILLELRLREGCPLSLLAPAGREAAERALADGLLDPVSYEDGRAVLTLQGRLLADAVVRDLVD, encoded by the coding sequence ATGCCCTCCGCACTTCCCGACGGCGAACCGCTGCCGTCCGACGGTTCCCTGCCCGCCCACGCCCTCAAGGGGCTCGGCGAGCGGCCCTTCGGTTTCTACGTGCACGTGCCGTACTGCGCGACCCGCTGCGGGTACTGCGACTTCAACACCTACACCGCCACCGAGCTGCGCTCCTCGGGGGCGGTCGCCTCGCAGGAGACGTACGCCGACAACCTGGTCGCGGAGATCCGGCTGGCCCGGAAGGTGCTCGGCTCCGTGGACCTGCCGGTGCAGACCGTCTTCCTCGGGGGTGGCACGCCGACGCTGCTGCCCGCCGGGGACCTGGTGAAGATGCTGGCGGCGATCCGTGAGGAGTTCGGGCTGGCGGCCGGCGCCGAGGTCACCACCGAGGCCAACCCGGAGTCGGTGAACCCGGCCTATCTCGCCGAGCTGCGCGAGGGCGGCTTCAACCGGATCTCCTTCGGCATGCAGAGCGCCCGGCCGCACGTGCTCCAGCTGCTCGACCGCCACCACACCCCCGGCCGCCCGGAGGCCTGCGTCGCCGAGGCCCGCGCGGCGGGCTTCGAGCACGTCAACCTGGATCTGATCTACGGGACCCCCGGCGAGTCCGACGACGACTGGCGCGCCTCGCTGGACGCCGCGATCGGCGCCGGGCCCGACCACATCTCCGCGTACTCGCTGATCGTCGAGGACGGCACCAAGCTGGCCGCCCGGATCAAGCGCGGCGAGCTGCCGATGGTCGACGACGACGTGCACGCCGACCGGTACCTGATCGCCGAGGAGGCGCTGTCGGCGGCCGGTTACTCCTGGTACGAGGTCTCCAACTGGGCCACCACCGAGGCCGGGCGCTGCCGTCACAACGAGCTCTACTGGACGGGCGCGGACTGGTGGGGCGCGGGGCCCGGTGCCCACAGCCATGTCGGCGGGGTCCGCTGGTGGAACGCCAAGCATCCGGCGGCGTACGCCCAGGCTCTCGCGGAGCAGCGCACGCCCGGGCAGGGGCGGGAGGTCCTCCCGGACGAGGACCGGCGGGTCGAGCGCATCCTGCTCGAGCTCCGGCTGCGGGAGGGGTGCCCGCTCTCGCTCCTGGCGCCGGCGGGCCGTGAGGCCGCGGAGCGGGCGCTCGCGGACGGCCTGCTGGACCCGGTCTCGTACGAGGATGGCCGGGCCGTCCTCACCCTCCAGGGCCGCCTGCTGGCAGACGCGGTCGTCCGCGACCTGGTGGACTAG
- a CDS encoding AMP-dependent synthetase/ligase has protein sequence MSSAQSMIERRPPSVAHLFLSRVEATPDAEAYRYPAPVDEHAADGAPGAEQWRSLTWAQTADRVKAVAAGLMAIGIGSEDPVALSSSTRIEWIIADMGNMCAGAATTTVYPSTNADETAFILSNSGSKALFAENEAQLAKAVAHRDQLPALRTIILFDAPAELPEAEGFEVMTLAELEKRGTEYLAEHPDAITKAVDALDREQLATLIYTSGTTGRPKGVRLVHDCWSYEGVAQEASGLLRSDDVQFTWLPLSHVFGKILISGQIVTGHVMAVDGRVDRIVHNLPVVRPTLMASAPRIFEKVYNGIAGRARAEGGLKYKIFLWAAKVARDHARITQANRVATGKDSAPLALTVQHAIADKLVYTKIRAAFGGRLRGSVSGSAALAPEIGYFFLGAGVPILEGYGLTETSGGSSVNRAEDIRVGTVGVPLPGTEVRIAEDGEILLRGPGVMRGYHDLPEQTAEVLEPDGWFHTGDIGELVDGFLKITDRKKDVFKTSGGKYVAPSEIEGKFKAICPFVSNILVIGNGRNFCSALIGLDEAVIMPWAAEHELAGKSYAEVVASPQVRELINGFVQRLNTDLQRWQTIKKFSLLPRDLDIEHGELTPSLKIKRPVVEKTYADAVAEMYAGSVEA, from the coding sequence TTGAGTTCCGCGCAGTCCATGATCGAGCGGCGTCCGCCCTCTGTGGCACACCTCTTCCTGAGCAGAGTAGAGGCCACACCTGACGCCGAGGCCTACCGGTACCCCGCCCCCGTGGACGAGCACGCGGCAGACGGCGCCCCGGGCGCCGAGCAGTGGCGCTCGCTGACGTGGGCGCAGACGGCCGACCGGGTCAAGGCCGTGGCCGCGGGTCTGATGGCGATCGGGATCGGGTCGGAGGACCCGGTCGCGCTCTCCTCCTCCACCAGGATCGAGTGGATCATCGCGGACATGGGCAACATGTGCGCCGGTGCCGCCACCACCACGGTGTACCCCAGCACCAACGCCGACGAGACGGCGTTCATCCTCTCCAACTCCGGCAGCAAGGCCCTCTTCGCCGAGAACGAGGCCCAGCTCGCCAAGGCCGTCGCCCACCGTGACCAGCTCCCGGCGCTCAGAACGATCATCCTCTTCGACGCCCCGGCCGAGCTCCCGGAGGCCGAGGGCTTCGAGGTCATGACCCTGGCCGAGCTGGAGAAGCGCGGCACGGAGTACCTGGCCGAGCACCCGGACGCGATCACCAAGGCGGTCGACGCGCTCGACCGCGAGCAGCTCGCCACCCTGATCTACACCTCCGGCACCACCGGCCGCCCCAAGGGCGTGCGCCTGGTGCACGACTGCTGGTCGTACGAGGGCGTCGCCCAGGAGGCCAGCGGTCTGCTGCGCTCGGACGACGTGCAGTTCACCTGGCTGCCGCTGTCGCACGTGTTCGGCAAGATCCTCATCTCCGGCCAGATCGTCACCGGCCATGTGATGGCCGTGGACGGCCGGGTGGACCGGATCGTCCACAACCTCCCGGTGGTCCGGCCCACGCTGATGGCCTCGGCGCCGCGCATCTTCGAGAAGGTCTACAACGGCATCGCCGGCCGGGCCCGTGCCGAGGGCGGCCTCAAGTACAAGATCTTCCTGTGGGCCGCCAAGGTCGCCCGTGACCACGCCCGGATCACCCAGGCCAACCGGGTCGCCACCGGCAAGGACAGCGCACCGCTCGCGCTGACCGTCCAGCACGCCATCGCCGACAAGCTCGTCTACACCAAGATCCGGGCCGCCTTCGGAGGTCGCCTGCGCGGTTCCGTCTCCGGCAGCGCGGCGCTCGCTCCCGAGATCGGCTACTTCTTCCTGGGTGCCGGTGTGCCGATCCTGGAGGGCTACGGCCTGACCGAGACCAGCGGCGGCTCCAGCGTCAACCGGGCCGAGGACATCCGGGTGGGCACCGTCGGCGTGCCGCTGCCCGGCACCGAGGTCCGGATCGCCGAGGACGGCGAGATCCTGCTGCGCGGCCCCGGCGTCATGCGCGGCTACCACGACCTGCCCGAGCAGACCGCCGAGGTCCTGGAGCCGGACGGCTGGTTCCACACCGGTGACATCGGCGAGCTGGTCGACGGCTTCCTGAAGATCACCGACCGCAAGAAGGACGTGTTCAAGACCTCCGGCGGCAAGTACGTCGCGCCGAGCGAGATCGAGGGCAAGTTCAAGGCGATCTGCCCGTTCGTCAGCAACATCCTGGTGATCGGCAACGGCCGCAACTTCTGCAGCGCGCTGATCGGCCTGGACGAAGCGGTGATCATGCCCTGGGCCGCCGAGCACGAGCTGGCCGGAAAGTCGTACGCCGAGGTGGTCGCCTCCCCGCAGGTGCGGGAGCTGATCAACGGCTTCGTCCAGAGGCTCAACACGGACCTGCAGCGCTGGCAGACGATCAAGAAGTTCAGCCTGCTCCCGCGCGACCTCGACATCGAGCACGGCGAGCTGACCCCGAGCCTCAAGATCAAGCGCCCGGTGGTCGAGAAGACCTACGCCGACGCCGTCGCCGAGATGTACGCGGGCTCCGTCGAGGCGTGA
- a CDS encoding ABC transporter ATP-binding protein yields the protein MLIKLLRAHLGPYTKPISLLVLLQLVSTIGALYLPTLNADIIDDGVVKGDTGYILRIGGVMIAVSLAQAVCSIGAVYYGARTAMAIGRDIRASVFDRVQSFSARELGGFGAPSLITRTTNDVQQVQMLVLMGFTLMVAAPIMCVGGIVMALNQDVPLSGLLLIVVPLLGAVVTVLVRRLRPQFRSMQTRIDTVNRVLREQITGIRVIRAFVKDGHEQDRFAGANQELTDVSLRVGRMMAFMFPSVMMVVNVSSVAVMWFGGHRIDSGEMQIGALTAFLSYLMQILMSVMMATFMFMMVPRAEVCAERIQEVLATETSVVPPTDPVTELLRRGHLELREVEFRYPGAEAPVLRGIDILARPGETTAVIGSTGSGKSTLLGLVPRLFDATGGQVLLDGVDVREMSPALIAESVGLVPQKPYLFSGTVASNLRYGRPDATDEELWHALEVAQAKDFVEALPEGLDAPIAQGGGNVSGGQRQRLAIARALVRKPGIYLFDDSFSALDYATDARLRKALSQETAEATVLIVAQRVSTIRDADRIIVLDEGAVVGSGTHHELMADNPTYREIVLSQLTEQEAA from the coding sequence GTGCTGATCAAACTCCTGCGGGCCCATCTGGGCCCCTATACCAAACCGATCTCCCTGCTGGTACTGCTTCAGCTCGTCTCGACCATCGGGGCGCTGTACCTGCCCACCCTCAACGCCGACATCATCGACGACGGGGTCGTGAAGGGGGACACCGGCTACATCCTGCGGATCGGCGGAGTGATGATCGCCGTCTCGCTGGCCCAGGCCGTCTGCTCGATCGGCGCGGTGTACTACGGCGCCCGTACCGCGATGGCGATCGGACGGGACATCCGCGCCTCCGTCTTCGACCGGGTGCAGAGCTTCTCCGCGCGGGAGCTCGGCGGCTTCGGCGCGCCCTCGCTCATCACCCGCACCACCAATGACGTCCAGCAGGTCCAGATGCTGGTGCTGATGGGCTTCACCCTGATGGTCGCCGCGCCGATCATGTGCGTCGGCGGCATCGTCATGGCGCTCAACCAGGACGTACCGCTCTCCGGGCTGCTGCTGATCGTGGTCCCGCTGCTGGGCGCCGTGGTCACCGTGCTCGTCCGCCGGCTGCGGCCGCAGTTCCGCAGCATGCAGACCAGGATCGACACCGTGAACCGGGTCCTGCGCGAGCAGATCACCGGCATCCGGGTCATCCGCGCCTTCGTGAAGGACGGCCACGAGCAGGACCGGTTCGCCGGGGCGAACCAGGAGCTCACGGACGTCTCGCTGCGGGTCGGCCGGATGATGGCCTTCATGTTCCCGTCCGTGATGATGGTCGTGAACGTCTCCAGCGTCGCCGTGATGTGGTTCGGCGGGCACCGGATCGACAGCGGCGAGATGCAGATCGGCGCCCTGACGGCGTTTCTCTCCTATCTGATGCAGATTCTGATGAGCGTCATGATGGCCACCTTCATGTTCATGATGGTGCCGCGCGCCGAGGTCTGTGCCGAACGCATCCAGGAGGTGCTGGCCACCGAGACCAGCGTCGTCCCGCCCACCGACCCGGTCACCGAGCTGCTCCGCCGCGGCCACCTGGAGCTGCGCGAGGTCGAGTTCCGCTACCCCGGAGCCGAGGCCCCGGTGCTGCGAGGCATCGACATCCTGGCCCGGCCCGGCGAGACCACCGCCGTGATCGGCTCGACCGGCAGCGGCAAGTCCACCCTGCTCGGCCTCGTGCCCCGGCTCTTCGACGCCACCGGCGGCCAGGTGCTGCTGGACGGCGTGGACGTACGGGAGATGTCGCCCGCCCTGATCGCCGAGTCGGTCGGGCTGGTGCCGCAGAAGCCGTACCTCTTCTCCGGCACGGTGGCCAGCAACCTGCGCTACGGCCGGCCGGACGCGACCGACGAGGAGCTCTGGCACGCGCTGGAGGTGGCGCAGGCCAAGGACTTCGTCGAGGCGCTGCCCGAAGGCCTGGACGCCCCGATCGCCCAGGGCGGCGGCAATGTGTCGGGGGGTCAGCGGCAGCGGCTGGCGATCGCCCGCGCGCTGGTGCGCAAGCCCGGGATCTACCTCTTCGACGACTCGTTCTCCGCGCTCGACTACGCGACCGACGCCAGACTCCGCAAGGCACTCTCCCAGGAGACCGCCGAGGCGACCGTGCTGATCGTCGCCCAGCGGGTCAGCACCATCAGGGACGCCGACCGCATCATCGTGCTGGACGAGGGCGCCGTGGTCGGCAGCGGCACGCACCACGAGCTGATGGCCGACAACCCGACGTACCGGGAGATCGTGCTCTCCCAGCTCACCGAGCAGGAGGCGGCGTGA